AACGGCCGACAAATACCACCTTTCCGTTAAAATTACTGCCGAGCTGGAATTGCTCTACACCCAGCCGGCCAGCATTGCTTTCCAACCGGAATTTGAAAAACTGTTCAAATCCCTCATCGCCCAAAATCCGGACAAGCACCTCTGCGCTTCTTTGACGGCCCATGCCATGCTGTGCCAAATTACGCCTAAAGACGCGCAGGATATTGCGCTGCTTTCCAAACTGTTAAACGGCCGCATTTTGGAAGAAGATTTGTTGATTATCGCCTGCCGTTACCTGAAGGTCAAAGCGCCGGCCGACATTGCGGCCACCTTTGAAGCCGTGCTTAAAAAACTGCCCCATGTGTCCAGCCCGGAAGAAAACTTAGGCCTGGCCGTGCGGGTACTTTTGGACGGAACGGCCGAGAGTTTTGAAAAAGCCAGCCAGAAAGCTTCCGTCCTGCGGGAGCGCGAAGTGCTGCGCAAGGCGTTATCCAAAAAAGAGCTCTACAGCGGCTATGAATATGATTTGGCGGAACACTTTGGCGGCAAAAAAACGTTCGTCCAAATTGAACGGGAAATGACCGACCTCCTAAACAGCCTGCCTTTTTGCAGCGACCCCAAGGACAACAAAGAACTGGCCTGCAAAGTGCTGTTGGGCTCGCTAAGCCAGGAAGAAGCCGCCAAACAAGCCCAGTACCTGCGCGATTTAAAAGCCCAAACGCTTACCCAGGGGCTTGCGCCGGAACTGATGAAAAGCTACCTAGGCACCAAACCGGCCGAAGAGCTGATTAAATTTTTTGAAGAATCGCTTGCTCCTTATACATTTTGGAAGTCCGACCGGGAAAAACATATTTTTGCCCTGCGTACGCTGGTGGGGGAGTTGAACGGCACCTACAACCGCCGGATTTCCCAATTTGTACTGGAAATGCTGGAAAACGGCTCTTCCCTGGACGTAATGACGGATATGCTGGAAAACATCCAAAAGAAAAAAACCAGCCAGGAAGAACTGGAAAAACTGTTGGAACGCTACAAACAGGCGCGGGCCGCTTCCAAAGCGTAAACGCACCGTAGTAAAAAAATGTTTTAAATTGCGCGATAATTTGCTATGCTTTTATCGTGCCGTGCTATATTTATTTTCAAGGGTGAAAAAATATGAGATATTGGGTTTATATCAACGACAAAGTAGACGGGCCTTACGAAGAAGATAAACTGGTAACGCTCCAGGGCTTTACCCCAGACACGTTAATCTGCGCCGAAGAAATCGCCGCCGGCGGCAGCCAGGAATGGGTAAAAGCTTCCAGCATTTTTGAATTTGACCAAGTGCAGCAGCCGGCCAACCAGCCGCTTCCCGCCGAAGAAGTGTTCAACACCCAAACGGCCCACAGCGAGCCTTTAGCTTCGGAAAAAACGCTCCGCGTGGAAAACGCGGCCAACGGCGACGTCAATAAATTACTTTTGGAAAAAATTGATTTTTTAACCCGCGAAATTACCGGTTTGCAGGAAAAGCTTGACGATATGAAAAACAAACTGGACGCGGCTATTTTGTCTTCTCACTACACCCAGCCGGCAGCGGCCCAATCTTATTCGGCCCCGCAGGCAAACGACCAGCACACCATCACCCTTACCCGCCAGGATGTAAATGAAGAAAACGAAGACGCCCTGATTACCAATACGGAAAGCCTCGTTTCGCAGGCGGAAAATATCGTTGCCGCGGCCAATCAGGAAGAAAAACCCTTGGATATGCTCGGCCCGGTGGACTTGGGCGATAAAAAGCAAGACGCCACCCCGACGGAAGTTTCGTTGGGCTCCAAAGCCGAAGAAGAAGTCGTCTTGCGCTCGGCGCTGGATTCGCTTTATAACGCCAAAACCGTTCAGACCCAAGAAGAAAAAGAAAGCACCTTCCAGGATTTGCTCACGCCCCAGCAAGCCAAAATTTTGGCCGAACAAGCCGCGCCTGCTCCGGCAGAAGAAGCCCACAAACCCACTTTGGATGAAGCGTTAAAAGAAGTGCAGAAAGCGGACGAAGCGTTAACCGCGCACGAAGCCGAAAAAGACGCTTTGCTTAAAGAACTGACTGCTGAACCCAAAGAAGACGTACTGGATCAGGTCATCAAAGAAAGAGAAGAAGAAAAGAAAGCGGAAACCTTTAAAATGGCGCAGGCAGCCGCCGTGGGCGCCGCGGCCGGAGTAGCGGCTGCAGCCGCTTTGCACCCGGCGGAAGAGTCGGAGAAAAAAGAAGAAGTCCCCGGCTTGGAAACGGTAGAAGAAGCCGCCGCCGAACCGGTGGAAGAAAAGAAAACCCTTGATTTTACCGACGAAAACGCCAGCCCGGCCCTTTCCATTGCGCCCGACCGCGCCGAACCGGAAAAACAGGAAGAAGTAAAACCCGCTTCCGAAATGCCGGCAGACGTACCGGCCGAACAGACCCCGGCGCAAACCCAGCCGGATGACAATATGCCGCATTTATCCGTACTGCCTTCCTCGGATGAAATGCCCGGCAAAACGGCCGCTCCCGCCGAAGAAGACAAAAAAGGAGAAACCGTGCAGGAACTGGTGCCCGGCGCTAAGACGGAAAAGCCGGACGGCGTGCTGATTACGGAAGAAGATTTAAACGAGGCGTTTTCGGAAAGAAACAACGATTCCAACCAGAGCGTTGAACAATTGTTTGGTTTGGCGCCGGAACAAACGTCCGATAAAAAGGAAGAAGCGCCCGCTCCCGCTTCGCAGGAGCCACAGACGTTGCCGCAATTTAGCGACCAAACGGCGGACAAGCCGCTGCCTATGGGCAATCCTAACGACTTGACGGAAATTGAACTCAAAGAAGGTTCCACCTATTTAATTTCCGATTTTGTGCCGCCCGCCCAAACCAACGGCAATGAACTGCCGAAAGAAATTTCCAAATTGGACGCCAAACCGGTGGAAGAAAAAGTGCCGCAGCAAAACGCCCAGGAAACCAAACCGGCTGAAGTGCAGGAAATGGTTTCTCCGTTAAAACAAACGGAAAAAACCGTAGAAGCCGCGGCCGACGCCCCTAAAGACGTGACTGTTTCCCAAATTATTTTGGAAAACACCATTAAAACCAAACGCGGGGCTACGCTGGACATCAAAACCGTACCGATGGTACCGGAACCGGCCCAGTCCGACCGTCTGCATTTGGACAATATGGACGACGACCTCAACACCCAGCACGACTTAAAGGCCGCAGACGTAAAACCGGCCGGCAAAACCACTAAGCTCGTGGCGGGAACGCTGGTAACGGTGGTGCTGGCGGCGTTAATTTATGTAATGCTCGCCTTTATGAATTTAATTCCGCCGCAGTTTAACCTGCTGTCTTCCGAACCGACGGCACAGCAAGTGGCCGAGCAAAATGCCCAAATGGATGAGATGTTAGGCACCCAGGCCCAGCCTGCCGCCCAACCCGCGGCCCAACAAACCCCGGCCGCCAACCCGATGGATACGGTGTTGGACGAGGTGAAGAACTATCCGCTGATGAACGGCTATACGCTTAAGCAGTTTATTGAAGCCAAACACCCCGCGGCGAAGGATCTGATTACGTGGGATATTTCTACGGCCGTAGATCCGGACAATTACTCCGTCTTGGTAAAAGTTCCGCCGGAGAATCCGCAGAGCTTCAAAATCTCCTACCGCTTTAACTACAACACGGTTACCAAAGCGTTAGACCCGACCATTTCGGATGCCAAAAACCTGTTGGACTCGGCAGCGCAAGGCGCCGCCCTGCCGCAACAGCCCGCCGCCCAACAAGGGCAGCCCGCTATGGCCCCGATGCAGGGGGGGAATATGACCCCTCAGCCCGCACCGGCGCAAGCGGCACCGGTTACTTCAACCGTTCAGTATTAATTTAAACTTCCAAAGGCCCCGCGAAAGCGGGGCTTTTTTTGTGGCACATTTCCCTTTATCCACGAGGTTATAAACAAAATTTAGGGCCTTTTTAGCCGAAAGAAACCCGGCCTGCCGCCAGGCAGACCGGGTATTGGCATAAAGGCCTTTATTTTACCGCGTCTTTGACAATGCTCTCCAGCACGCGGAAGGCTTTTTCCACCCAGCCTAAGCTAATCCATTCATACGGCCCGTGGGGGTTTTCATACCCGGCAAAGATGTTGGGCGTGGGCAAGCCGCGCAAGCTCATCTGCGCGCCGTCTGTACCGCCGCGGGCCTGCGTCAAGCGGTACTGCACATGATTTTCATTCAGCGCTTTTTCCAGCAATTCCATAGCCTGCGGGCGTTCTTTCAAAATCTCCCGCATATTGCGGTATTGCTTTTTAAATTCCACTTCAATCTTTGCCGCCGGATATTTTTGGCGCTTTTCGGCTACCAATTCTTCCAACATCTTTTTTAAGTTTTCAAACTTGGCCAAATCGTGCTCGCGCACAATTCCTTTTACCACCACTTTATCCAGGCCGCCTTCTATATCTTTAAACAGCACAAACCCTTCTTCGCCCTCGGTGGTTTCGGGCAGTTTGTCTTCCGGCCAGGAGGAAATAATATCCGCCGCAATCCGCACGGGGTTGGCCATAAAGCCCTTGGCCGAACCCGGATGGCAGGTTTTGCCGATAATGTGCAGGGTAACCGTATCGGCGTTAAAGTTGCCGCAGTCAATATCCCCTAAGGTGGAACCGTCTACGGTATAGGCAAAATCCGCGCCGAATTTTTCAATGTTAAAATAGGCAATACCGGTGCCGGTTTCTTCGTCAATGGTAAAAGCCGCTTTGATTGGGCCGTGTTTAATTTCGGGGTGCTGCGTTAAGTATTCGGCCAGCGTCATGATGGTGGCAATGCCGATTTTGTCATCGCCCGCCAGCAGGGAATTGCCGTCTGCCGTAATAATATCGTCCCCAATGCACAAATTCAATTTGGGAGCCGTTTGCGGGGTAAGGTACATTTTTTTATCGGCGTTAATGGTAAGGGTGCCGCCGTCATAATTGGGGTGAAGCTGCGGGCGGATGTCTTTGCCGCTGTAGTCGCAAACGGTATCCATATGGGCAAAAAGACCAATTACAGGCGCCTTCTTATCCGTATTGGCCGGCAGCAACCCGGTTACAAAGCCGTATTCATCCACTTCCACCTCGGTAAATCCGACGGTTTTCATTTCCTGCGCCAGCATATGCGCAAAGGACATTTGGCTGGCGGTGGTAGGCGTTACGGTGCTGAGGGGGTCGCTGGTGGTATCAATGGCCACATAGCGGACGAAACGGTCATAAATTTTTTGCTGTAATTGATTCATATTTTCTCCCTTAAATTCTTATTTTATTATACAATTTATTATTCTAAGACTTGGGAGGTTTCATGAAAAAACTATGGTTGCTTTTTACCGCCGCCGTCTTGCTGACGGCCTGCGCCTCGGTAGACGAAACGGAAAATTTGGCCAACTGCAAATTCGCTCTTAGAAGCGTGGAACTGACTAATTACAATTTAACCTCGTTTGATTTTGACGTGATTATCGCCATTACCAATATGAACCGCAAACAAGCGGCCTCGTTAAAACGCTTTGAGGGGGAATTGACCGTAAACGAAGACAAAATGGCCGACGTAACGCTTGATGAAATGAAAATAGAACCCAACGCTACCAAAAACGCCAAGGCCCAACTGAATGTGCCGATGACGGCTTTTAACAGCAAGCTGCTGGGGCTTATCAGCATGGGCAGCGCCACGCTGGACTATCATTTGACGGGTACCATGTATTTTGAAGGGCCGTTGGGAACGGAAATCCCCGTACCGGTGGACATTGGCCGCATGGGTAGTTACAACTAATTTGTACACACAAAAACGCCCCGGTTTTAAAGCCGGGGCGTTTTTTTATCGGATAAACGTTACCCTAAAATCATCCGCAGGACAAACGCCGTTGCAAACGCCAGCGAGAGCGTCAGCGCAATCACTTTAAGCGTGTCCTTCCAGCCGCTTTCGCGCAGCATCACAAAGAACGTGGCAATACACGGCAGATACATCGCCATAAATACGCACGCCACCACCAGCTCCGCAGGCGGCAGATTAAACGGCTCCAGCAGGGCAATGGAAATATCTTTGCGCAAAAAACCCAAAATCAGCAGCGGCGTCGTTTCCGCCGGCAGCCCCAGCACAAACTCCACCGGATAGCGGGCGATTTTGGCAATCCAATCGGTTAATCCGGAGAATTGCATCAAATCCACAAACAGCACGCCAAACAAAATAAGCGGCAGCGCATCAAAAAGGTATTCCCGCATCCGAATCCACAACTTCCGCAGCAGCGGGCGGAGTTGCGGAATTTGCCAGGAAGGGATTTCCATAAACAGCTCCGGCGTTTCGCCTTTCATCAGTTTATTAAGCACCGTCCCGGCCAAAATGCCGTTAATAAACAGCGCAAAAAACACAATGAGCATATACTTCAGCCCGTACGGCGAAAGAATGGAAATAATCATTGCCGTCTGCGAGATACACGGCGCCAGCACCAAAATAAGCGCCAACGCAATAATCCGCTCCCGGCGGGTTTCCAAAATGCGAATGCCCATTACCGCCGGCACTTTGCACCCAAAGCCCAGCATAATCGGCAGTGATCCGTAGCCGTGCAGCCCGATTTTGTGGAGCAGACTGTCCAGCAATACCGCCAACCGCGGCAGGTAGCCCAAATCGCCCAAAAAGCCCAGCAACGCATAAAAGGCCAACACGTAAGACATCACTTCAATCAAGGCAATATGCAGTCCCTCGGTCAGGATGCCAAAGTATTTTACGCCGTCGCCCATCAGCAGCATGCCCAGCGTATTGTCTTTAATGGGGGCCAACAGGTGCTGCAGGAAAGGAATATAGTAATTTTCATACAGCGGGTCTAGCAGGGCAATCAAGTTCTCGCCCACAAAACGCACCAAAAAGAACGACAGTACCAACACCGCCAATGCAATCGGCAGGCCGGTTGCGGGCGTAGTCGCCCAGCCCTGCAGCTTTTCCCAAAAAGTGGCGTGTTTGTGTTTGACCGTCTGCACTTTGTGGATAATATGCCCGATGGCGTGCCATTTGCCTTCCGGGGTAGGGGGAACCATCAGCGGGCTTTCCGGCATTTTATGCGAAGCAATGCGCGAAGCCTGAAAAGCAAGTTCCTTTAACCCTTCGCCCGTGGTGGCTACCGCCGCAATAACCGGAATGCCCAACAGCTTTTCCAGTTGTTTGACGTCAATTTGAATCCCTTTTCGCTGGGCTTCGTCAAATTTATTAAGCAGCAAAATAACCGGTTTTTTAAGCTGCATAATTTCCAGCAAAAAGTACAAATTGCGTTCCAGGTGGGAAGCATCCGCCACGCACACGATAAAATCGTATTCCAGCTCTTTAAATAAATTATGTTTGCGCCCTTCAATCACCCACTCTTCTTCCAAGCGGTAGAGGCCGGGGATGTCTATAATTTCATACGGTTCGCCGCCAAATTGGGTTTGCCCGTAGTTCAGGCCCACCGTCGTACCGGGAAAATTGGAGGAAATGATGCCGATCCCCGTTAAACGCGAGAAGATCAGGCTCTTTCCCACATTGGGGTTTCCGGCCAGCAGAAAGGTGTTTTTTTTGGCGTCCACCAAAATTTTCTTGGCGGTTTCGCGTCCGATGGCCACTTCCGTGCCGGATACGCTTACCACCACTGGGCTGGAGCCGGGTTTGCGGGTAACAAACTGCCCGTGGACGAGCCCCATGGCAGCCAGCTTGGCGGCCATTTTGGAGTCCGTCTGGATTTCTTTAATCTGGGCCGTTTGGCCCGGTTTTACCTGATAGAGGGAACGGGAATTTTCTTTTTCCATAAAAGTTAGTTTTTCCTTACTTTAATATTTTACCACAACCCGCTCTTCTTTACAAGGGGAAAGGCCCGACGGGAAAATCCCGTTGCGGCGCGGAAAAATTATTTTTTGTATAATTTTTAGGTACCAATTTTTACCAAACAGGAGATCTCAAATTATGGCTTATAAAGTAAACCCGGACGTCTGCATTAACTGCGGTGCTTGCGAATCCGCCTGCCCCGTTACCGCCATCAGCGAAGTTGAAGGCAAAAGAAAAATTGACGAAACCAAATGCATTGAATGCGGCGCCTGCGCCGGCACCTGCCCGGTCAGCGCGATTGCTCTGTAAGCAAATTGCATGGGTTTAAATTTAAACCGCCCTTTACCGGGCGGTTTTTTATTCTCAACGCACAACCCCGCCCCGCAATTTGCCCATAAAAAAGAGCCGGGGGATGTGCCCGGCTCTTTGTTCAGAACCGTTCGGGGGGTAAATCGAAAGGTTCTGGGGGATAAAAGGGATGTTTCTGCAATAGAAACTCTATAATTTATCATACAACCTAGCCGAAGAAAATGCAAGCTTTTATATCGAAAAATTAAGGTTTATTTTTTTATAATCTTTTTGCATTAGTTCGTTTTTAATTCAATAAAATGAAAAAAATTTTAAAAACTTTTCTTCCTTATTGGTTATAATATAGTAACTGGAGGGAGAAACCACATGAAAAAAATAGGATTCGTTTTTGTTTTTGCATTAGCCGCCCTTCCGCTCTGCGCCCAAACCGCGCAGAACACGAACGACAGCTATACAGGGTATGAAGGCTTGGTATTGGGTGAGCGCACCCCGCGCTCCGCTACGGATACCATTGCCGACCAGGCGACGCAAGTGCCGGGGGACATTTACCGCGGAACCTTGTTCGGCGCCGAACAGAAAAAGTACGAAGGGGATACGCTGGGCAACCGCCCGAGGCCGACGACGAAGTTTGTATACGACACGTCTTTGGTGCGCGCCATTAAAATCAGCGATGCAGACCGCGTGCGCACGTTGATGTATGCCAATGTGGACGTAAACGAAAAGAACTACGCCGGCATTACCCCGCTGACCATTGCCGCCGAAAAAGGCAATATGGAAATTATTAAAATGCTGGTGGAGGACGGCAATGCGTTGGTAAATGAAGCCTCCAGCTACGGGGTAACCCCGCTGATTGCCGCGGCCGCCGCCGGAAATGACGAAGCGGTAGCTTACCTGGTGGAGCAAGGGGCCAACGTCAGCGCGAAAGACGATTGGGGCAAAACGGCTTTGATTTACGCCGCCACTTTGGATAACCCCAAACTGGTTTCCAGTGTCATTAAATTGGATAAAACGGCTGTCAATTTGCCGGATAATTTAGGCAATACCGCTTTGATTTATGCGGCGCAAAAAGGCTTGCTAGACAATATGAAAATTCTGCTTGCCAACGGCGCCAACGCCAATTACCGCAACCCGGCTACCGGCATATCGGCCATTTCCGCCGCCGCGGCTGAAGGCAACAGTGCGGCCATCCGCATGTTGGTGCGGACGGGGAAAGCGGACGTAAATATCTCCGACTTATCCGGGCGGACGCCTATCTTCTACGCCGTAGAACAAAATCAGGAAGACGCCCTGCGCACGCTGCTTTCGTTGGGAGCGGACGTAAACGCCCAGGATAACAATGGCGTGTCCGTGTTAATGCGCGCCTCGGCCAAGAACCGCCAGGACTGCGTAAACATTTTGCTGCGCCAAAAAGGCATTAACCCCAACTTGAAGGATTTTCAAGACCGCACCGCCCTGATCTACAGCGTATACGCCGATGAGCTGGCCCCGACGCAGGCGCTTTTAAAAGCGGGTGCGGATTTAAATGTGCGTGACAGTTCGCAAAATACGCCTTTGATGAGCGCCATCAAAGCCAAAAATGACCGCGCCGCGCTGTTCTTTATCCAGCAGGGAGCGGAATTAACGGCCGTCAACTCCTCGGGCGAAAACGCCTTTATGCTGACGGAAGAATACCTGCCCAATTCCATGACGGCCAACGTGCTGAAAGTGAAAAAAGCGGAATCGTATCAGGACGCCCTGCAGCTGCAAGCCCAAAAATTGGCCGAAGTACGCACGCTGGAGCAGCAGCTGGCGCAAGAAGAAGCCCGCGTGAAAGAATTGCAGGAACAGCAAGCCGCCAAAGCCCAGCAGGAAGCGCAAGCCAAAGAAGCGGCCCTGCGCGCCAAACTGGAAGCGGAATACCAAGAAAAAGCGGCCCAGGCCATGCAGAACGACCCGGAACTCATCCGCCTGCAGCAACAGCTGGACGCTGCCAAAGCCCAACGCCAAGCGGCTATGCAGGAAGAAATTGACCGCAAGGTGGAAGAACAGCTTAACAAAACGGACGCACCGGCCCCTTCCGTCTTAACGGAAAACGCGCCTGCCAAATAATAAACCACCGTATTTTTACACTGCAAAAAACACCCGCCCGAAAAGGGCGGGTGTTTTATATTTCGCCAAAAGCTTAGCGGGCCGGATTTTTTTTGCACCAATCCGCAAAAGCATTCCATTTTCGGTACAAGGCACCCGATTCCGCCGAAGAAACAGCCGGATATATTTTTTCATCCGTTTTCGGCCGCCACGCGCGGGTATCCACCCCGCTTCCGGCCGCCGCCAGCCGCGCCGCCCCCAACACCGTGCTTTCGGCTTCCTGCAAGGGGGTTATTTCCTTTTGGAGCAAATCCGCCTGCTGCTGCAGCAGCCATTGCACTTGCGAAAGACCGCCCGAAGCCTTTAGCGGAGAGAGAATTTTAAATCCGTTTTTTTGCACGTAAGCCGCAATATCCGTCATCAAAAAAGCAATGGAACGCACGGCGCCCGCCACCCAATCGGCTTTGCGGGTGCGGGGGGATAAACCCGCCGCCACCGGCGAGAGGGCAAAATCCCAATACGGGGCGCCCAAACCGCCTAACGCCGGGAAAAACCAGACGGGATTGCGGGCCGTTTGGCACAAAGCCTCCGTTTCCGGGGCGTCAAACGCAATGCCTTGGGCCTGCAGCCACTGCAGCACGCTTCCCGCCGCATTGACCGGGCCTTCCAATAAAAATGAAGCCTTTCCGTCCGCAGGCGAAGCGGAGACGGACGTCAGCATTCCGGGCAGCAACACCGGCTTTTGCACGCCCGTATTGTACAGGAAAAACGCTCCCGTTCCATAATTGATGCAGGCTTGTTCGGGGCTGATATCCATAAACGCCACCGAGGCCTGCTGGTCGCCCATACAGGCGCGGATGGGAATGGAAACCCCTTTGTACGCATACGCGCCGTAATCGCCTACGCTGGGTTTTAACTGCGGCAAAATTTCGCGCGGCACGGAAAACGCCCGGCACAATTTGTCGCTCCAGTTTTGCGTGTGCAAATCCCACAGCAACATCCGCTGGGCCAGCGTAGCATCCGCCGCAAATGTTTTACCATTCGTCAGGTGCCAAATCAAATACGAAGCCACCGGCGCGGCCGCCAGCGTGCCGGCTTGCGCCGCTTGGCGGACGGCCGGTATATTTTGCAGGCACCATGTAATTTTAGGAGCCGAAAAATAGGGCGTTTTATATAGCCCCGTCAGGGTGTGAACTTCTTCTTGCGAAATTTCCGCCCGTTGTGCCTGGGCGTAGGCGCGGCCGTCCTCCCACGTCAGCACGGGGGCCAGCGGACGGGCCGTTTTTTTGTCCCATAATACGACGGTGGAGCGTTGGCACGTAACCGCCAGCGCCAGCACCCGCTGCGGGCCGATGTCATCCAACAAATCGTCCAATACCCGCTTTTGGGTTTGCAGCAGGGTATCGACTTCGTATTCGGAAAGGCCTTCCTGCGGGCGTGCGGGAGCCAGCGCCGCACTGCGCTGGGCCTGCACGGTGCCTTCCGGCCCCACGGCAAATGCACGCACGCCGGAGGTTCCCAAATCAATCGCCACGATAAAGCGTTTATTTTCCATTTTGCTGTGTTTCCTTTACGGCCGCCGCGTCAAACGCCGGATTGTACCAGCGGTTTTCTGTAAGCAATGTTTGCGCCGTTTTATCCAGTGCAAGCAGCGTTTCTTCGGCTTGCTGTTCATCAAACCCGGGCGTGTACGCCTGGGACGATAAAATCTTCCCGCCGCCGTGGCGGATTTCGCCTTGCGGGGTAACCAACCCGATATTCACGCCCTCCGACACCAACGCTACCCGTTTGTCCGCGTCCGTTTCGTCCAGCATATCCCGCCCAAACGCCGTA
The DNA window shown above is from Elusimicrobium sp. An273 and carries:
- a CDS encoding DUF4339 domain-containing protein — protein: MRYWVYINDKVDGPYEEDKLVTLQGFTPDTLICAEEIAAGGSQEWVKASSIFEFDQVQQPANQPLPAEEVFNTQTAHSEPLASEKTLRVENAANGDVNKLLLEKIDFLTREITGLQEKLDDMKNKLDAAILSSHYTQPAAAQSYSAPQANDQHTITLTRQDVNEENEDALITNTESLVSQAENIVAAANQEEKPLDMLGPVDLGDKKQDATPTEVSLGSKAEEEVVLRSALDSLYNAKTVQTQEEKESTFQDLLTPQQAKILAEQAAPAPAEEAHKPTLDEALKEVQKADEALTAHEAEKDALLKELTAEPKEDVLDQVIKEREEEKKAETFKMAQAAAVGAAAGVAAAAALHPAEESEKKEEVPGLETVEEAAAEPVEEKKTLDFTDENASPALSIAPDRAEPEKQEEVKPASEMPADVPAEQTPAQTQPDDNMPHLSVLPSSDEMPGKTAAPAEEDKKGETVQELVPGAKTEKPDGVLITEEDLNEAFSERNNDSNQSVEQLFGLAPEQTSDKKEEAPAPASQEPQTLPQFSDQTADKPLPMGNPNDLTEIELKEGSTYLISDFVPPAQTNGNELPKEISKLDAKPVEEKVPQQNAQETKPAEVQEMVSPLKQTEKTVEAAADAPKDVTVSQIILENTIKTKRGATLDIKTVPMVPEPAQSDRLHLDNMDDDLNTQHDLKAADVKPAGKTTKLVAGTLVTVVLAALIYVMLAFMNLIPPQFNLLSSEPTAQQVAEQNAQMDEMLGTQAQPAAQPAAQQTPAANPMDTVLDEVKNYPLMNGYTLKQFIEAKHPAAKDLITWDISTAVDPDNYSVLVKVPPENPQSFKISYRFNYNTVTKALDPTISDAKNLLDSAAQGAALPQQPAAQQGQPAMAPMQGGNMTPQPAPAQAAPVTSTVQY
- the pepT gene encoding peptidase T; translated protein: MNQLQQKIYDRFVRYVAIDTTSDPLSTVTPTTASQMSFAHMLAQEMKTVGFTEVEVDEYGFVTGLLPANTDKKAPVIGLFAHMDTVCDYSGKDIRPQLHPNYDGGTLTINADKKMYLTPQTAPKLNLCIGDDIITADGNSLLAGDDKIGIATIMTLAEYLTQHPEIKHGPIKAAFTIDEETGTGIAYFNIEKFGADFAYTVDGSTLGDIDCGNFNADTVTLHIIGKTCHPGSAKGFMANPVRIAADIISSWPEDKLPETTEGEEGFVLFKDIEGGLDKVVVKGIVREHDLAKFENLKKMLEELVAEKRQKYPAAKIEVEFKKQYRNMREILKERPQAMELLEKALNENHVQYRLTQARGGTDGAQMSLRGLPTPNIFAGYENPHGPYEWISLGWVEKAFRVLESIVKDAVK
- a CDS encoding LEA type 2 family protein encodes the protein MKKLWLLFTAAVLLTACASVDETENLANCKFALRSVELTNYNLTSFDFDVIIAITNMNRKQAASLKRFEGELTVNEDKMADVTLDEMKIEPNATKNAKAQLNVPMTAFNSKLLGLISMGSATLDYHLTGTMYFEGPLGTEIPVPVDIGRMGSYN
- a CDS encoding FeoB small GTPase domain-containing protein — translated: MEKENSRSLYQVKPGQTAQIKEIQTDSKMAAKLAAMGLVHGQFVTRKPGSSPVVVSVSGTEVAIGRETAKKILVDAKKNTFLLAGNPNVGKSLIFSRLTGIGIISSNFPGTTVGLNYGQTQFGGEPYEIIDIPGLYRLEEEWVIEGRKHNLFKELEYDFIVCVADASHLERNLYFLLEIMQLKKPVILLLNKFDEAQRKGIQIDVKQLEKLLGIPVIAAVATTGEGLKELAFQASRIASHKMPESPLMVPPTPEGKWHAIGHIIHKVQTVKHKHATFWEKLQGWATTPATGLPIALAVLVLSFFLVRFVGENLIALLDPLYENYYIPFLQHLLAPIKDNTLGMLLMGDGVKYFGILTEGLHIALIEVMSYVLAFYALLGFLGDLGYLPRLAVLLDSLLHKIGLHGYGSLPIMLGFGCKVPAVMGIRILETRRERIIALALILVLAPCISQTAMIISILSPYGLKYMLIVFFALFINGILAGTVLNKLMKGETPELFMEIPSWQIPQLRPLLRKLWIRMREYLFDALPLILFGVLFVDLMQFSGLTDWIAKIARYPVEFVLGLPAETTPLLILGFLRKDISIALLEPFNLPPAELVVACVFMAMYLPCIATFFVMLRESGWKDTLKVIALTLSLAFATAFVLRMILG
- a CDS encoding indolepyruvate ferredoxin oxidoreductase subunit alpha, whose protein sequence is MAYKVNPDVCINCGACESACPVTAISEVEGKRKIDETKCIECGACAGTCPVSAIAL
- a CDS encoding ankyrin repeat domain-containing protein, which produces MKKIGFVFVFALAALPLCAQTAQNTNDSYTGYEGLVLGERTPRSATDTIADQATQVPGDIYRGTLFGAEQKKYEGDTLGNRPRPTTKFVYDTSLVRAIKISDADRVRTLMYANVDVNEKNYAGITPLTIAAEKGNMEIIKMLVEDGNALVNEASSYGVTPLIAAAAAGNDEAVAYLVEQGANVSAKDDWGKTALIYAATLDNPKLVSSVIKLDKTAVNLPDNLGNTALIYAAQKGLLDNMKILLANGANANYRNPATGISAISAAAAEGNSAAIRMLVRTGKADVNISDLSGRTPIFYAVEQNQEDALRTLLSLGADVNAQDNNGVSVLMRASAKNRQDCVNILLRQKGINPNLKDFQDRTALIYSVYADELAPTQALLKAGADLNVRDSSQNTPLMSAIKAKNDRAALFFIQQGAELTAVNSSGENAFMLTEEYLPNSMTANVLKVKKAESYQDALQLQAQKLAEVRTLEQQLAQEEARVKELQEQQAAKAQQEAQAKEAALRAKLEAEYQEKAAQAMQNDPELIRLQQQLDAAKAQRQAAMQEEIDRKVEEQLNKTDAPAPSVLTENAPAK
- a CDS encoding FGGY family carbohydrate kinase, producing the protein MENKRFIVAIDLGTSGVRAFAVGPEGTVQAQRSAALAPARPQEGLSEYEVDTLLQTQKRVLDDLLDDIGPQRVLALAVTCQRSTVVLWDKKTARPLAPVLTWEDGRAYAQAQRAEISQEEVHTLTGLYKTPYFSAPKITWCLQNIPAVRQAAQAGTLAAAPVASYLIWHLTNGKTFAADATLAQRMLLWDLHTQNWSDKLCRAFSVPREILPQLKPSVGDYGAYAYKGVSIPIRACMGDQQASVAFMDISPEQACINYGTGAFFLYNTGVQKPVLLPGMLTSVSASPADGKASFLLEGPVNAAGSVLQWLQAQGIAFDAPETEALCQTARNPVWFFPALGGLGAPYWDFALSPVAAGLSPRTRKADWVAGAVRSIAFLMTDIAAYVQKNGFKILSPLKASGGLSQVQWLLQQQADLLQKEITPLQEAESTVLGAARLAAAGSGVDTRAWRPKTDEKIYPAVSSAESGALYRKWNAFADWCKKNPAR